Sequence from the Saccharopolyspora pogona genome:
GGACGAACTTGGGGGCCAGTGGGGTGGGCGACTCAACTTGCGTTTGATCGGGCCGCTCGCTCCCTATGATTTCTTGCCGGAGGCTTGACATGGGGCTCAGCACCGGACTCCTCACGCTTCCGCTGGCACCCCGTCCAAGGTGCCGTACGGGCGGCCGAACAGATCAAGCAGCACGCGGAGCGACAGTACTATGAGGCCGCTCAGATCCAGCGTCAGATAGCCAATGTCGATGGGGCACACGCTGCCGGCGAACTGACAGATCAGGAGCGATGACCGGCAAGCAGACCTGTTGGCGAGACTGTTCGAAGCGCAACGCCGCCGTGAAGCTGGGGAGATGTGAATCCGGTGGCCACCGCGCGGGGCGACGACGGCGCCGTCGATCTGGTAGCAGTCCCCCGGCCGGGCGCAGGCGAACCGCCGCCACGACGACCGGGGCCGCCTGGTCGGGTTCTCGGCCAAAAGCTCGAGTTCGTCGAGGATCCGGTTGATCGTCGAGCGGCCCCGTTCGCAACGGGGGCGGCCGGCGGTCACCTCGCCGCACCCCGATCCGTCGGCCCGTCAGCCCGCGCGCCGCGGTGCGGCCGGTCCTGGTCCGCGCGGGTACGGCCGCCGCATGTGCCGGTCGGCTGATGCGCTTCGGTGGTCGCCCGGTCGATGACCACTCCGCCGTCTGCCCGACCGCACCCGCCTTTGTCCTCGTCTGATGGTTTCGCCTGGTCAGGGCCCCACAGGCCCTGAGCTGCGGAAATGGGGCTGATCGGCGTGCGGTTTCGCGTGGGACCGGTGCGGGTAGTGCGAGGGCAGTCCAGCACCGCAGTCGAAAGGATCAGCCATGACCACGGCGCGCGACATCATGCATGCAGGGGCGAAGTGCATCGATGAGGACGACAGCCTGTACACGGCCGCGCAGATGATGCGCGACCTCAAGGTCGGGTCGTTGCCGATCTGCGGTCGGGACAACCGGCTGCACGGCATCATCACGGACCGCGACATCGTCCTGCGCTGCTGCGCGGAAGGACGCAACCCAGCTGAGATGAGGGCCGGGGAACTGGCCCAGGGCAAGCCACACTGGGTCGACGCCGGCTCCGACGTGGATCAGGTGCTGTCGATGATGGAGCAGCACCAGATCCGGCGAGTGCCGGTCATCGCCGACCACAAGCTGGTCGGCATGATCAGCGAGGCCGACCTGGCCCGGCACCTCAGCGACGAGCAGTTGGCGCATTTCGTGGAGAGCATCTACGCGGCGAGGTGATGCCCGAGACCGGTGCCCGGTTGCCGCCGGGTGCCGGCTGGTCGCCGTCTTCGGCGGGTTCTGGCCAGCGCCCAGTTGAAGCGCTATTTATCCTGGTCAGTGCCCTCCCTAGGAATCCGGGGCGAAGGGGGCGGGAAAATCAGATGACCACACGCGTCTTCGTGGTCGACGACCACGATGTGATTCGGCGGGGCATCGCGGCCCTTGTTGGGGCCGTGGAGGACCTCGAACTGGTCGGCGAGGCCGCCACGGTCGCCGAAGCGTTGGCCTGGGTGCCGAAGGCCAACCCTGACGTCGCGGTGCTGGACGTGCGACTGCCGGACGGCAACGGCGTTGAGCTTTGCCGCGAGCTCCAGTCTCAGCTGCCCGAGCTGCGCTGCCTGATGCTGACCTCCTTCGACGACCACGACGCCCTGATGGACGCGATCATGGCCGGCGCCGCCGGGTTCGTGCTCAAGGGCGTGGTCAGCGAGGAACTGGTCACCGCGATCCGCACCGCCGGGGCCGGGCAGTCGCTGCTCAGCCCCAAGAAGACCGAGGCGATGCTGTCCTGGCTGCGCCGGGAGCAGCAGCAGACCGACCCGCTGCGCGAGCTGACCGCGCGCGAGCGGCAGGTGCTGGAACTCATCGGTGAGGGGCTCACCAACCGGGAGATCGCTAACCGCATGTTCCTAGCCGAGAAGACCATCAAGAACTACGTGTCGCAGATGCTGGCCAAGCTGGCCATGCGGCACCGCAGCGAAGCGGCCGTGCTGGCCACCGAGTTGCGGTTGGACCGCGATTCGCGCGGCAAGCGCTGACCCGGTGCGGAGGTCGTCATGTCGTCACAGCCGCCGGACGTGCCGTCCGCGGAGCTGGATCTCGCCCAACCGGTGAGCGAGGATGCGTTGCTGCGCCTGGTGATCGGGTTGCGCGAGCTGCGGGACGGCAACTTCCGCCGCCGCCTGGTGTTCTCCGGTGGCGGGTTGGCGAGCGAGGTCGCCACGGTGTTCAACGAGCTCGCCGAGCGAAACCAGTTCCTGGTCGGCGAGCTGGAGCGCGTCAGCGCCGCCGCGGAGCAGGGCGAATGGCCGATCCCGCAGATCGACTTCGACGGCTCCGCGCACGGCGGTTGGACGGTCGCCGCGAATTCGGTGAACACGATGACCAGCACCTTGCTGGCACCGATGGCGGAGCTCAACCGGGTGCTGGGGGCGTTCACCCGCGGCGACCTGTCGCAGCGGATGCCGCGCCGCGCGGCCGACGCGGCGCTGCCCGGGGAGCTGGCCGGACTGAGCACGGCGGTCAACGAGATGTTGGACCAGCTGTCGCTGTTCGCCCAGGAGATCACCAGGGTGGCGCGGGAGATCGGCACCGAGGGCAAGCTCGGTGGTCAGGCGCATGTGCCCGGCCTGGTCGGCACCTGGAGGGACCTGGCCGATTCGGTCAACGGGATGGCCGCCGACCTCACCGGCCAGCTGCGCGACATCTCGCACGTCGCCAAGGCGGTCGCGGCCGGCGACCTGACCCGCAAGATCACCGTCGAGGTCTCCGGCGAGACGCGCGAGCTCAAGGAGACCATCAACACGATGGTCGACCAGCTGTCGGGGTTCGCGGAGGAGGTCACCCGGGTGGCCCGCGAGGTGGCCAGCGAGGGCCGGCTGGGTGGTCAGGCCGAGGTGCCCGGCGCGGCCGGCACCTGGCGCGGCCTGGTCGACTCGGTGAACTTCATGGCCAACAACCTCACCGTCCAGGTCCGCAACATCGCGCAGGTCGCCACCGCGGTCGCCCGCGGCGACCTGACGCAGAAGATCGACGTGGACGCCCGCGGCGAGATCCTGCAGCTGAAGAACACCATCAACACGATGGTCGACCAGCTGTCGGCGTTCGCCGACGAGGTCACGCGGGTGGCCCGCGAGGTCGGCACCGACGGCAAGCTCGGCGGCCAGGCGCGGGTGCACGGCGTGGCGGGCACCTGGAAGGACCTGACCGACAACGTCAACATCATGGCCGACAACCTGACCAACCAGGTGCGCAGCATCGCCCAGGTGGCGACCGGGGTGGCTGGCGGCGACCTGTCGAAGAAGATCATGGTGGAGGCTAAGGGAGAGGTCGCTGCGCTGGCCGAGACGATCAACGGGATGGTCGAGACGCTGCGCGCATTCGCCGAGCAGGTCACGCTGGTCGCGCGCGAGGTCGGCACCGAGGGCAGCCTCGGCGGCCAGGCGCGGGTGCCCAACGTGGCGGGCACCTGGAAGGACCTGACCGACAACGTCAACATCATGGCCCGCAACCTGACCAACCAGGTGCGCAACATCGCCCAGGTCACCACCGCGGTGGCACGCGGTGACCTGTCCAAGAAGATCGACGTGGACGCCCGCGGCGAGATCCTGGAGCTCAAGACCACGATCAACACGATGGTCGACCAGCTGTCCGCGTTCGCCGCCGAGGTCACCCGGGTGGCCCGCGAGGTCGGCACCGAGGGCAAGCTCGGCGGCCAGGCCGAGGTCGCCGACGTCTCCGGCACCTGGCGGCGGCTGACCGAGAGCGTCAACCGGCTGGCCGGCAACCTCACCACCCAGGTGCGCGCCATCGCCCTGGTGGCCACCGCGGTCACCGAAGGCGACCTGACCCGCCAGATCACCGTGGACGCCTCCGGCGAGGTCGCCGAGCTCAAGGACAACATCAACGCGATGATCAGCAACCTCAAGGAGACCACCAGGGCCAACCAGGAGCAGGACTGGCTGAAGACCAACCTCGCGCGGATCTCGGCGCTGATGCAGGGCCAGCACGACCTGGAGGAACTCGCCCAGCTGATCATGACCGAACTGGTGCCGCTGGTGTCGGCCCAGTACGGCGCGTTCTTCCTGAGCCGGCCGGGGGAGGACGACCGCACGATCCTGGAGCGTACCGCCGGCTACGGCCGCCCCGGCGCTCGCGACGGCGGCCCGCCGCTGCGCTTCGAGGTGGGGGAGTCGCTGGTCGGGCAGGTCGCGGCGGACCGCAAGTCGATCCTGGTCACCGACGTGCCGCCGGAATACGTCCGGATCAGTTCCGGGCTCGGCGCAACCGCACCCGCGGACGTGGCGATCGTGCCGGTGCTGTTCGAGGGCGAGGTGCTGGCGGTCATCGAGCTGGCGTCCGTCAACAAGTTCACCTCGGTGCACCTGGACCTGCTGGAACGGCTGAAGGAGACCATCGGCGTCGACGTCAACACGATCGTGGTGAACTCGCGCACCGAGGCGCTGCTGGCCGAGTCCCAGCACCTGGCCAAGGAGCTGCAGGCGCGCTCCGAGCAGCTGCAGCAGCAGCAGACCGAGCTGCAGCGCTCCAACACCGAACTGGAGGAGAAGGCGGCGCTGCTGGCCAGCCGCAACCGGGACATCGAGCTGAAGAACATCGAGATCGAGCAGGCCCGCCAGGAGCTGGAGGAACGGGCCCGGCAGCTGTCCCAGGCCTCCGCCTACAAGTCGGAGTTCCTGGCCAACATGTCGCACGAGCTGCGCACCCCGCTGAACAGCGTGCTGATCCTGGCGAAGCTGCTGGCCGACAACATGGAGGGCAACCTCACCTCGCAGCAGGTGGATCTGGCCAAGACCGTGCACCAGGCGGGCACCGACCTGCTGCAGCTGATCAACGACGTCCTGGACCTGTCCAAAGTGGAGGCGGGGCAGATGCACCTGCTGCCCGAGGACGTCGAGCTGGTCGACCTCGCCGCGCACATGGAGTCGCTGTACCAGCCGCTGGCGGCGGACAAGGGGCTGGCCTTCAAGGTGTCCGTGGCGCCGACGGTGCCGCCGACGGTGCGTACCGACCGGAACCGGCTGGAGCAGATCGTGCGGAACCTGCTGTCCAACGCGGTGAAGTTCACCGACAAGGGCGCCGTCGAGCTGCGGGTCCGCCCGGCTCAGCCCAGCGAGGTGCACGACCAGGGCCTGCGCCACGCCCGGCGGCGGCTGGCGTTCTCGGTGCGCGACACCGGAATCGGCATCCCCGCCGACAAGCTGAGCCTGATCTTCGAGGCGTTCCAGCAGGTGGACGGCACCACGGTGCGTAAGTACGGCGGGACCGGTCTGGGGCTGTCCATCAGCCGCGAGCTGACCGCCCTGCTCGGTGGCGAGCTCCAGGTGGACAGCGAGCCCGGACGGGGCAGCACCTTCACGCTGTACCTGCCGATGGAGCCCTCGATGGCCAAGCCGGTCGAGCCGCTCGAGCCGCTCGAGCCGGTCGCCGAGCCCATGCCCTGGCCGGTGGCCGTGCCGGAACGCCCGCCGCGTGGATGCGTGCCGAGCACGGCGGAGGCCAGCCTGGACGTGTCAGCCGAGGGCATCGACCCGCCGATGCGGTCCACCGAACTGATCCGGCAGGAGGGTCACCAGCACATGCTGCACGTCGAGGAGCCGGCGGAGCGCGCGTCGTTGCAGTTCAACGGGGAGAAGGTGCTCGTCGTCGACGACGACTACCGGAGCGTGCAGGCGATGCGCCTGCTACTGGAGCAGCACGGCCTGCAGGTGGTGCACGCGGACAACGCGCTGGCCGGGCTCAACGCGCTGCAGCACCAGGGCGACATCATGATCGTGCTGATGGACGTGATGATGCCGGAAATGGATGGCAACGCCACGATCCGCATCATCCGGGAGATGCCGCGCTACCGGGACCTGACGATCATCGCGATCACGGCGAAGGCGATGAAGGGCGACCGGGAAGCGAGCATCGCGGCCGGGGCCACCGAGTGCATGAGCAAACCGGTCGACGTCAACAAGCTGCTGGAGCTGCTCGCCGAGCACCTGCCGGCGGGACGCGCCCCCGAAACAGGGGGATGAGGCTCAGTCGACCTGCTCTGGCTCTTCGATCGTCGGCATCTCGGCGAGCTGCTCGCGCAGCTTTTGTGCCCACGCGAGGTCGCGCGCGAAGGTCGCGTCGAAGTGGTCGATGCCGTGTGGATCAGCCATGGCGGTTCCCAACTGTGCTAGCTCGCAGGCTGTTGCCGACCACAATAACCGCAGGTGGAAGACCCGTCGGCGGGCCAGGCCTGCCGATACCGCGACGGCCGGGGCGGCCGGGGCCGGTGTGCCGCAAGTGGCGGTTCCGCAGCGCCGACCGCCCCGAACCGAAGATGGAAGTCACACTTCAGGGTCTTTCGGCACTGTTGCGACCGCCACGGGCTGCTCCACCGGCACCGGCGCGACCAGCGGATCCTGGCGCAGCTCGCGCCACAAGGAGAACGCCAGCGCGAGCATTACCAGCACGAACGGGGCGGCCGTGACGATGACCGTCTTCTGCAGGGCGTCCAGACCACCGGCGACCAGCAGCACGATCGCGGTAACACCGGTCAGCGCGCCCCACAGCGCGAGCACCGACGTCCTCGGCCTGGCGTGGCCGTCCGAGGACAGCATGCTCAGCACGAAGGTGTTGGCGTCCGCGCCGGAGACGAAGAACAGCAGGACCAGCGCCATCGCGATCACCGAGGTCAACGCCGGCCACGGCAGCGTCTCCAGCATGGCGAAGATCGCGTTGTTGGAGTCCTGCGCGGCGGCCTGCGCCACCTGACCGCCGTGGAAGGCGTCCTCGAAGATCGCCGAACCGCCGAAGGCGGTGAACCAGAGGAAGAACACCGCACTGGGCACGCCGAGCACGGCGATCACGAACTCGCGGATGGTGCGGCCCTTCGAGATGCGCGCCAGGAACACGCCGACGAAGGCGCCCCAGGAGATCCACCAGGCGAGCATGAAGTAGGTCCAGCTCTGCATCCACTCCAGCTCGCCGAAGATCCCGGTGCGCAGGCTCATCGGGATGAAGTCGCCGGCGTACTGGCCGAGCGACTCCACCAGCAGGTTGAGCACGAAACCGGTCGGCCCCAACGCCAGCACGAATGCGAAAAGCAACACGGCCAGCCCCATGCTGGTCTCGCTGAGGAACCGGATCCCCTTGTGCAGCCCGGTGATCGCCGAGGCGGTGAACAACAGCGTGACGACGGCGATGATCAGGATCTGCGTGCTGGTGCCGCCCGAGAGGCCGAACACCCTGGACAGCCCGCCGTCGATCTGCAGCGCGCCGAGCCCCAGCGAGGTGGTAGTGCCGAACAGCGTCGCGAAGATCGCCAGCACGTCGATGGCCTTGCCGACCGGGCCGTCGACGCGCTCGCCCAGCAGCGGCCGCAGCATCGGGCTGATCAGGCCCTTGCGGCCCTTGCGGTGGGTGGAGTAGCCGAGCGCGATGCCGAACACCGCGAAGATCGCCCAGGCGTGCAGGCCCCAGTCGAAGAACGAGTACTGCATCGCGACCACGGCCGCGTGCTTGGTGCCCGGCTGCGCCAGCCCGTGCGGCGGGGTCACGAAGTGGCTGATCGGCTCGGATACCCCGTAGGAGACCAGGCCGATGCCCATCACCGCGGCCAGGATCATCGCCAGCCAGCTGATCGTGCTGAACTCCGGGCGGTCGGTGTCGGCGCCCAGCCTGATGCGGCCGTAGCGGCTGGCGGCCAGCAGCGCCAGGAAGCCCAGCATCGCCAGGCCGGCCACCAGGTAGATCCAGCCGAAGGTGCCGGTGATCCAGTTCAGGGCGGCGTCGGTGACCGCGTCGAGGTTGTTCGTGAAGAGGGTGGCCCACAGCACGAACAGCGCGCAGAGCGCCACCGATGCGTAGAAGACCGTGCCCAGCCGGTTGGTGGGGGGAGTGCTGGCTCGTGCCATCAGGTCGACTCCAGTCGAAAAGGTTCGGACCCCAGTCCGGGCGCGCGTATCCGACGCGAGGCGAAAGGCGACCCGAGCAGGGAAGAGGTGAGGGGAGAGCGCCGCAGACCCGGACGCGTGCTGCGCGTGCGACGGCGGGCGCCGAGGTGGAGGCTGGTGGAGGCTCTTCCTGTCGGGAGATCGCGGCGGAGGTTCGGCGAACCTCGATCATGGGCGGTCCGGGCAACTGCCGCGCGGGAAAACCCGCCGCCGAATCGAGAACCCTACCGCGCCCGGATCCGGTGGCTGCCGACGCCCCGGGTTCGAGCGCGGGCAGCGCCCACCGGCCGCCCGCGCAGGATCGGCCTGCGCGGGCGGCACGCCATCACCCCTTCGCGCGCCTGCGGAGCAGATATTCCTTGCGGTCCAACGGGTTGTGGTCCGTGCGAGGCAGGGTTGGGATCGCGCCGCGGACCGCTTCGAACCGGCGAAGGCGGATTCGAGCACTCCTCCGCCGCGCTTCCAGTGACCGGGGGCTTGCTTGAGCCACTCATGTTCGGTAGTGGCGTCGGCGAGTTCCGCGCACTGCGGCACGTAGTTCATGAAAGCGCTACGCCGTCGGTATGCGCGACGTTGCTCAAGTGCGATGTTGCACGCCGGACGATGTCGTGCGCGAACACCGCCATCCCGAGCGGCGCCGGGCAGGGTTGTGGTGGGATGCCGGGTGCCTGGTTCGAGTCGAAGGCGAACCGGGTTGATGCGCACGGCGAAATGGGCGCACCGCTGGTTGCAGCTCAACGTCGGCACGGACATCGCGCTGGCGCACGCCATCGGTCGCGAGATCATCGCCTCCGGGCTGCTCAACCGGTCGTTCATCGACCGCGCCACCGGCGGTTTCGACGCCTACGCCGCCGGAGTACAGCAGTGGGCGCCGGAGGGGACGGCCCGGAAACCGGGGTGCCCGCCGAGCTCATCGAGGAACTCGCCCTACGCCCGCGCCGACCGAGCCCAGCTGTGCTGGACGCTGGCCATCACCGAGCACCACAACGGCACCGACAACATACTGTCGCTGATCAACCTGTCGCTGCTGACCGGGTACGTCGGCCGCTACGGCAGCGGGCTGAACCCGTTGCGCGGCCAGAACAACGTGCAGGGCGGCGGCGACATGGGCGCCGCCGACACAGCCCGCCGGCCGACGAGCTCAGCGAGGAGTAGCCGCTGCGGCTGACCACCGGCCGACGGCTGGACTCCTACAACACCGGGGTGCAGTCGGAGGGCTTCAACTACGCCGATGCGGCGCGGCGAAACGCTCGACCCGTGCCCGGCCACGCCGGAGCGCTCGGCGTGGCCGAGGGCGAGCAGGTGCAGATGAACGCGGCGCTGGAGCTGGGGCTGCTGGAATCAGTGGTGCAGCGCTCGGTGAATTGCGTCCACGGCCCCCAACCGTCCTGGACGCGCTGGCAGGGACCGCCGTCCCGGCAACCGGAGGTGCGCGCGGACCTGGCGAGGACGCAGACGAGGCTCGACGCGGTCCGGCTGATGCTCGCCGACGCGGTCCAAGCCGCCTGGCAACGACCGGCCGATGTCCGGCGCAGCTTGTTGCAGGTGAGGACGACGGCCGGCGAAAGTGCGGTGCAGGTGGCGGAACTCGGCATGAAGGTCTGCGGCCAGTTCGCCTTCCGCAAGGAGTCCGGCGTAGAACGCCGCTTCCGAGACGCCCACCTGGCCACCTACGGCCAGTTCCCGGTGGACGCAGCTCTCGACCACCTGGGCCGAACCCTGTGCGGGCTACCGCTGCTGGCCTGACGTCATCAGGGGTGCCGGACCAGCTGGTCGAGCCGGGCTGGGCTTTGTACCAGCGGTAGTTGGGTCTGCGGTGTGCTGCCGATCACCAGCGGCCGCATCATCTCCACCGGGGTCGTCGCGCCGTCCTCGTGGGAGAGGATGTGGCAGTGCCACACCGTGGCCCCGGGCAGCGTGAACAGGCCCACCCACGCGGTGATGTAGTCCGGTGGCGACACGAAGGTTTCCTTGGGGCCGGTTTCGTGGGGTCGCGGCGGTTCGAACGGTCCGATCGTGCCGGGCACCGGCTTGCCGTCGGCACCCCACTGGCCGACGTGCCAGCGCCCGATCAGCCGGAACTCGGCCATGTGCAGGTGGATCGGGTGGGAGTCGGGCGAGCGGTTGCGCATGGCCCACACCTCGGTCGAGTTCAGCTGCGGTGTCTCGGTCGGCGCGTCGTGGTAGTCCAGCAGCCGGTCCCGGTCGCCGAGCTGCGGCGCGCCGGGCGTTGCTTCGGCGGCTTGCACGGTCCGAAGCCTCGCGTCGGGCAGCAAGGCCTCGGGTGGCAGCGCGTTGTTGGTCTCCGGCAGCGCCTGCGGAATTTGGGAGCGGTCCCGTGAACTGGTGGCGGGCCCGACGTCGAATCGCATGATCTGGGGGATTCCGCCGCCGTCGGGATCGACTTCGTCCATGTCGCCGAGCGGGACCGGGGCGTTGTTGGTCAGCACCCAGTTCTCCGACTCGTGGCCGGTGAAGTCGACGACGACCACGTACCGCTCGGCGGGTGCGACGAGGAGTTCCGAAACCGGCGTCGGGTGCAGCAGGTATCCGGAATCGCTGCCCACCACGGTCATCCGGGGAGCGTCCGCGCGCTGCCCGCCGACTTGCCGCAGGCCGAAGCGGTAGGAGCGCGAGTCCGAGGCGTTGAGCAGCGTGAAGGTGTAGCGCCGCGGCTCGACGGAGGACTTCGGGGCAACCGTGCCGTTGACCACCGGTAGATCCCCGAAGAACTCCGGGTCGGCGTGGTTGTAGCACAACGTGGCGTCTGGGTTGAATCTCTTGTCCTGGATGGCGAGGTGCCGGGCGAATTCGCCCTTGGGCAGGGGAAAGCCCGGCTCGATGTCGTCGGTGTTGGGCAGGAAGCCCGCCAGGCCCGCGTAGACGTGGTAACTGGTGTTCCGGTGCGCGTGGTCGTGGTACCACAGCGGACCGGCGGCCTGGTCGTTCGGGAAGTGGTTGGTCCGCGACGCGCCCGGCGGGATCTCCGGCTGCAGCGGGGTCGGAACTCCGTCGCTCGGCGCCAGTTGAAGCCCGGCGTGCCGGTGCACGGTGATGTTGTTGTGGTCGTCCGGCTGGTCGAACGGGAAGATCGGAGTTCCTGCCGGGGGAAGGCCATTGACCACAGTCACGTCGATCGGTTTGCCGCGTTCGGTGACGATGGTGGGGCCGAGGTACTGCATCGGGGTGCCGGGCGTGCTGTAACCCAACGTCCGGACGGCCGGCCACTCGCTGTGGAAGGAGTGGCCGCCGATGTGCGCGGTGAGCGTGTAGTGGCCGGGCGCGTCGGCAGCTGCGACGGGCGGCTGCCGGACCTCGTCCTCGAAGAAGGTCGGCACCGGCGACGGACCGCATCGCACCGGTTCGGCCGCCACCGGCGAACCGGCCGGCACGAGCAGGCCCGCGCCGACGACCGCCACACCGGTCAGGCTCAGCAACCTGGCTCGTGCCAAGATGTTCCGGGGCGGGCGGTGATCGCGGGACGGTGTCGTGTCGCGCATCGAAAGTCCTCGGTCCGCTGCGGGCGCCACCCGCGCGGGCGGCGAGGATTTGGCTTCCTACGGGGAGTTTCGGCAGCGCCCTGGAACGATTGAGCCCGCGGTCGGCGCGGCAAGCCGCCGGGGTGACGAGAAGCACGCGATCGGATGTGCGGTCGGGGCTACCGGTCGCGGGGTTTCGCGCGGGTGTGCATGCGCTCGCCCTGCGGGCCGAACAGGCTGAGAAGCTCCACCGGCGCTTCCCCGGTGCTACCGAACCAGTGCGGCAGGCGGGTGTCGAATTCGGCGGCCTCGCCGACCTTGAGCACGATGTCGTGTTCGGCGAGCACCAGCCGCAGCTTGCCGCCGAGCACGTACAGCCACTCGTAGCCCTCGTGCGTTCGCGGCTCGGGTTCGCTGCGGTCGGTGCCGATGATCATCTTGAACGCCTGCAGGCCGCCGGGCTGCTGGGTCAGCGGCACAACCGTCATGTCCCCGTGCTTCACCGGCTTCAGCCGCACCCGGGGATCGCCGACCGGCGGTGCGCCGACGAGTTCGTCCAGCGGCACCTGGTGGGCGTGCGCGATCGGCAGCAGCAGCTCCAGGCTGGGCTTGCGCTGCCCGGACTCCAGCCGCGACAGCACGCTGACGGAGATCCCGGTCTTTTCCGACAGCGCCGCGAGCGTGCAGTTGCGCTGCTGGCGGATGGTCCTGAGCCGCGGCCCGACGGCGGCGAGTACGTCCTGCATCCCTTTATTGCAGAAACAGCAACAAGGTTTGTCAAGCCGTTGCGACGGCGTGCATGGTCGGTGTCATGAGTTCGAACGTGGAAGACGTACTGGTCATCGGCGGTGGGGCCGCCGGGTTGAACGCCGCGCTCGTGTTGTCGCGGGCCCGCCGCCAGGTGTTGGTGGTCGACTCCGGCAGGCCGCGGAACGCGCCCGCGCACCAGTTGCACGGGTTCGTCTCGCGGGACGGCACGCCGCCGTCGGAGCTCCTGGCCATCGGTCGCGAGGAGGTCGAGCGGTACGGCGGCCGGGTCGTCGCGGGCGGCGTGCGTGCCGTGCGCCGCGATGACGGCGGTTTCGAAGTCGAGGTTTCCGACAGTGTGGTGCGGGCGTGGCGGGTGATCGTGGCGACCGGACTGCGCGACGAGCTCCCCGAGGTCCCCGGCCTGCGGGAACGGTGGGGGCGGGACGTGCTGCACTGCCCGTACTGCCACGCCTGGGAGGTCCGCGACCAGCCGTTCGGCGTGCTCGGCTGGCAGCCGGGGGCGGTGCACCAGGCCATGCTGGTGCGGCAGTGGTCCGACGACGTGGCGTTCTTCGCCGGGAACCTCGGTGACGGGGACCGGGCGAAGCTGGTCGCCCGCGGCGTTCGGATCGTGGACGGCGAGGTCAGCGGTCTGGTGGTCGAGAACGAGGAGCTGCGCGGCGTGCGACTCGCGGACGGGACCGTAGAGGCATTGTCCGCGCTGTTCGTGCCGCCCCGTTTCGTGGCCAACGACACCGTGCTGTCGGAACTGGGCTGCGAGCTCGGCGACGACGGTTGGGTCCAGGTCGATCCGAGCGGCCTGACCAGCGTGCCGGGGGTGTGGGCCGTCGGGAACGTCGTGGACCCCCACGCCCAGGTGGTGAACGCGGCGGCGGCCGGGGCCAAGGCCGCGATCGCGGTGAATTGGGACCTGATCGAAGCGGACATGCTGGAGGTGGCGCGGTGAACGACATCGACTGGGCCGCGATGGCCGACCTGTTGGAGCTCGAAGGCGAGACGCACAGCCCGTACGTGCAGGGAGCTCTCGGCGAGCTGGCACACCTGGCACCGCAGCGGATTCTGGACATCGGCAGCGGGCCGGGCGTCGCGGCCTGCGAGTTGGCGGCGGTGTTCCCGCAAGCCGAGGTCACGGCGATGGACGGGACGCCGCAACTGCTGGCGCGCGCCGGAGAACGGGCCGAGCGGCTCGGCGTGCGGCTGCGGACCCAGGTGGCCGAGTTCCCGGCCGGGCTCGCCGACCTGGCCCCGGCCGACCTGGTGTGGTCGGGGCAGGTCGTGCACCACGTCGGCGATCAGCAGGACGCGCTGAACCGGCTGGCCGGGCTGCTCGAACCCGGCGGCGTGCTGGTCGTCGTCGAGGGCGGCCTGCCGGCCCGCTGGCTCCCGCGCGACCTGGGCTTCG
This genomic interval carries:
- a CDS encoding gas vesicle protein GvpG yields the protein MTWGSAPDSSRFRWHPVQGAVRAAEQIKQHAERQYYEAAQIQRQIANVDGAHAAGELTDQER
- a CDS encoding CBS domain-containing protein, yielding MTTARDIMHAGAKCIDEDDSLYTAAQMMRDLKVGSLPICGRDNRLHGIITDRDIVLRCCAEGRNPAEMRAGELAQGKPHWVDAGSDVDQVLSMMEQHQIRRVPVIADHKLVGMISEADLARHLSDEQLAHFVESIYAAR
- a CDS encoding response regulator; the protein is MTTRVFVVDDHDVIRRGIAALVGAVEDLELVGEAATVAEALAWVPKANPDVAVLDVRLPDGNGVELCRELQSQLPELRCLMLTSFDDHDALMDAIMAGAAGFVLKGVVSEELVTAIRTAGAGQSLLSPKKTEAMLSWLRREQQQTDPLRELTARERQVLELIGEGLTNREIANRMFLAEKTIKNYVSQMLAKLAMRHRSEAAVLATELRLDRDSRGKR
- a CDS encoding HAMP domain-containing protein; the encoded protein is MSSQPPDVPSAELDLAQPVSEDALLRLVIGLRELRDGNFRRRLVFSGGGLASEVATVFNELAERNQFLVGELERVSAAAEQGEWPIPQIDFDGSAHGGWTVAANSVNTMTSTLLAPMAELNRVLGAFTRGDLSQRMPRRAADAALPGELAGLSTAVNEMLDQLSLFAQEITRVAREIGTEGKLGGQAHVPGLVGTWRDLADSVNGMAADLTGQLRDISHVAKAVAAGDLTRKITVEVSGETRELKETINTMVDQLSGFAEEVTRVAREVASEGRLGGQAEVPGAAGTWRGLVDSVNFMANNLTVQVRNIAQVATAVARGDLTQKIDVDARGEILQLKNTINTMVDQLSAFADEVTRVAREVGTDGKLGGQARVHGVAGTWKDLTDNVNIMADNLTNQVRSIAQVATGVAGGDLSKKIMVEAKGEVAALAETINGMVETLRAFAEQVTLVAREVGTEGSLGGQARVPNVAGTWKDLTDNVNIMARNLTNQVRNIAQVTTAVARGDLSKKIDVDARGEILELKTTINTMVDQLSAFAAEVTRVAREVGTEGKLGGQAEVADVSGTWRRLTESVNRLAGNLTTQVRAIALVATAVTEGDLTRQITVDASGEVAELKDNINAMISNLKETTRANQEQDWLKTNLARISALMQGQHDLEELAQLIMTELVPLVSAQYGAFFLSRPGEDDRTILERTAGYGRPGARDGGPPLRFEVGESLVGQVAADRKSILVTDVPPEYVRISSGLGATAPADVAIVPVLFEGEVLAVIELASVNKFTSVHLDLLERLKETIGVDVNTIVVNSRTEALLAESQHLAKELQARSEQLQQQQTELQRSNTELEEKAALLASRNRDIELKNIEIEQARQELEERARQLSQASAYKSEFLANMSHELRTPLNSVLILAKLLADNMEGNLTSQQVDLAKTVHQAGTDLLQLINDVLDLSKVEAGQMHLLPEDVELVDLAAHMESLYQPLAADKGLAFKVSVAPTVPPTVRTDRNRLEQIVRNLLSNAVKFTDKGAVELRVRPAQPSEVHDQGLRHARRRLAFSVRDTGIGIPADKLSLIFEAFQQVDGTTVRKYGGTGLGLSISRELTALLGGELQVDSEPGRGSTFTLYLPMEPSMAKPVEPLEPLEPVAEPMPWPVAVPERPPRGCVPSTAEASLDVSAEGIDPPMRSTELIRQEGHQHMLHVEEPAERASLQFNGEKVLVVDDDYRSVQAMRLLLEQHGLQVVHADNALAGLNALQHQGDIMIVLMDVMMPEMDGNATIRIIREMPRYRDLTIIAITAKAMKGDREASIAAGATECMSKPVDVNKLLELLAEHLPAGRAPETGG
- a CDS encoding BCCT family transporter; protein product: MARASTPPTNRLGTVFYASVALCALFVLWATLFTNNLDAVTDAALNWITGTFGWIYLVAGLAMLGFLALLAASRYGRIRLGADTDRPEFSTISWLAMILAAVMGIGLVSYGVSEPISHFVTPPHGLAQPGTKHAAVVAMQYSFFDWGLHAWAIFAVFGIALGYSTHRKGRKGLISPMLRPLLGERVDGPVGKAIDVLAIFATLFGTTTSLGLGALQIDGGLSRVFGLSGGTSTQILIIAVVTLLFTASAITGLHKGIRFLSETSMGLAVLLFAFVLALGPTGFVLNLLVESLGQYAGDFIPMSLRTGIFGELEWMQSWTYFMLAWWISWGAFVGVFLARISKGRTIREFVIAVLGVPSAVFFLWFTAFGGSAIFEDAFHGGQVAQAAAQDSNNAIFAMLETLPWPALTSVIAMALVLLFFVSGADANTFVLSMLSSDGHARPRTSVLALWGALTGVTAIVLLVAGGLDALQKTVIVTAAPFVLVMLALAFSLWRELRQDPLVAPVPVEQPVAVATVPKDPEV